The genomic window TCATCCTAAATGTCTTTTGGTTTTGAAGGATCTACATCAAGACTGACAGTTTATATGGATGTAATGATTTAAGTGGATATTATGTGTCGCTTGCTGCATTCACTGGGATGTGACTGAAGTGAAATTAGGATTCAATAGCTTGTCAtatatcttttttcttatcattttttaaTATACTATCGATTCTTTACTactttgaatatatatttgataCGAAAGATATGCGGATCCAAGTCATAGATAGTAACTCCTAATGGAATATCCTTGAAGGACTTTTCTACTACTAAAAGCCCCCAACATAGATGCAATATGACTACCACCTTTGCTGATGCTCTTCTTAACTGAGGAGGTTCCCTTGAACTTTAACTCTCCCCTAACGGTCATTGAGCTCGATCCCGACTTGTAGTGTGATATCCAAATGGAGCCCTATACCTAACCACCTTCTCAAGCTGCCATCGATCATCCAATCTCATATCAATGGTAGCTTACATCTTTACCTCATCATCTAGAGTGGAGGTCTCTTTTAACTACCTAGAGTCATAAGAAGATGGCTTTATGGCTCAACAATCCACCtccatcttcttcttcgaagttctctCTTTCATGGCTCTGAAATCAATAAAGAAATTCATCAAATGTCATATCTTTCATGGATATTTTCGGTACATAGCTACATCAAGATAACCACTAATCAAGTATTTCTTCAACCTTATTACCCACCTCCCTTGAATTCTATATTATACTAGTTGCATTTTTATTAATGCTGATCCAACAATATTAATTTGTAAGATTCTTGAACTTAGAAATTGCTTAGACTAAGACAATGGATGTACAAATGGCATTCCatgatattctttttttttatcttttcaacTATATTCATAATAAACATATATGAGTGCTCCGtcctatcaaaaaataaataaattgagcTATTTCATCATTTATGTaagcattaatatcaaataaaaggtcCTGAAACAAATGCAGTCAAGTTGGAATTTTGCCGGGGCAATACAATGGAAAGCTTCAGTCCACCATCACTGTCTGCTCATGATCATCATGACAGCTAAATTAGATAGGGCCCACTACATCATGGCCCACCCAACAATCATGAATGGCTCATGATTGGAGAATAAACCTCCCAGTATCCTGATCCAATCCGAGCCAAATATATAAGCATGCATCTATTTGGCTCCAACAAATTTTACACCGTAGACCCATTAACAATGAACAATGTTGGTGTTAAGAAACGCATCTGAAAAGCATCCATCACATTTTGCCCCGCAAAAACGAGCAATCATTAGAAATTCTTATTAATTTCATACAATGTAAACGAACACAACGTGAGCAATTGTCGCTTGAAAAAACAACTAGCAACCGGCTGACGTGGTTGCATTCTACAAGTCTTTAGCATCACCAACGATGACAATTGGGCTCCTTACAACATGCCGACCAGAAATCCACCTCAAATTCCCCGCCAAACCGCTCTTTCCACCGGTCACACGCACGGTaaaagtcttcttctctttgacctTTGAAAACGTAAGGGTCGCTGGAGTGACAGTAACTTTTGCCCCCTTCGGTGCTTCCACCTCGACTCTGTATACATCATTTGCCTTCCCAACATTGGTCACCGTTCGATTCACCGTGGACCCGGGAGGCAGTACTAGGGATGggtaattcagctcagcttcggAAATGCTCCCAAACTTAGAACAACTAATTCTACGGCGAATAACACCACCTACATTACGATCCACAAGCGCTCCATTGTACAACCCGCAGAGATATCGAATATAATCATCAACATCCAGGTCATAAATCAGCCCTGGATCAGCAGCATTTGATGGGTTCACATGGCCAGCACCCATTGCAAAGAAGCTCGCTGGTAAGTGCTGCTCATCCGGGATCGGCTTCCTATTGTCGCCCACGACATAAGAGGTTGTCATGATAGCAGACTTGATCGCAGCTGGCGACCAATCAGGATGTGCGCTTTTGATGAGTGCTGCGATACCACTTAAGTGAGGGGTTGCCATGGAGGTACCAGAAATAATGTTGAAGGTCTTTGTACCATTTTCCCCAGTTTCTGGCTGGACAGGCCAAGCAGCCATGATGTTAAGACCCGGTCCCGAGATGTCAGGCTTTAGGATGCCTGGGGTCGCCGTGCTCGGTCCCCTGGAAGAGAAGTAGGCAACCACGGGAGCCGGAGATACTCCAAGAATAGTACCATTGAAAGTGATAGAGGCTGTTGGATTGCGTGTTGTATTCACATATCTTTTAACCTTGGAGGCATCTTCATAGGTCAGTTTGGGTGAAGGGAATTCGAGATCTCGAAGAACAATGGAATAGGCAGACGAGTTATCGTTGAGGAATATTACCGCAGCCCCACCTGCATCCTTGATGCTTGCAGTTACGCCATATTCGTCTACATCAGCATCACACAATACGACCTTGCCAAAAATGTTGGCAAAGTCCACCGTGCAGGCGCCTTCGTTGGGGTAGactagaggaagagaggagggtttGAAGCTTTTGGGTTGATTAAGAGACTCACCGTAGAGCTTCTCTCCATTACCAAGCGTCACAATGGATCTGAAGTTTCTGTCCACGGAACTGGCAGCAACGGTGAGGATCCATGGGGCCTCGTTTGAAAGGGTGCTATCTGACGGGCCGGAATTACCAGCAGCACAGGTGACAAGGATCCCCTTTTCAGTGGCACCAAAGGCGCCTATGGCGATGGGGTCAAGGTAAAAAGGCACAGAAGATCCACCGAGCGAGAGCGAGAGCACATCGACACCATCTTTTACGGCTTCATCTAGCCCGGCTAGAACATCAGAAGTGGAGCAGCCCGCTGGGCCGCACACCTTGTAGATGGCCAGATGTGCATGAGGTGCCATTCCAGCTGACGTCCCGCTCGCTAGCCCGAAAGATTCAACTCTCTGCACAAAGTTTCCGGCAGCAGTGCTTGCAGTGTGGGTGCCATGGCCATCACCATCGTCGGGGGCACCAGATCCAGAATTGTTGAAGGTCTTGGCGCCAATCAGCTTGTTATTGCAACCAGCGGGGAATTCACACGACCCCTTCCATTTGGAAGGGGGTGGCGGCACTCCATCATCATTGAATGAAGGATGCGTGGCGTGGAGTCCAGTGTCCAAAACCCCAATAATGACCCCCTTGCCAAGGCCAGAAGGTTGCCATAGCCCCCGCCCTTGATGAAGGCCAAGGAAGTCGGGCGTGTGGGTGGTGAGCAAGGGTATCAGCATGTCCGGATAGGCTCGCACAAAGCCCGGATTCTTCGCCATGCTATCCACCTCATCCTGGGTTAGCTTTGCAGCGAAACCGCTGAGTACTTCTGAGTACGAGTAGATCAGCCGCGTCTCACCCGACTCAGAAATGGAGTCGGGCAAGAAGGATTTGTAATAGCTTTCGAGATCGGTGGGGCCGGCATTGGGGGCATTTGAAGGGGGTAGTACATGAACTATGTAAACCCGTAGCTGACTGGCATCGTCAGCCTTGGCATGGTTGTAACCACATGTGACAGGACAGAAACTAGAGAGGAGTTGGATGGCCGAAAGGAGGAGAATAGAGAAGGACATCATCATTTTGTGGCTTTGCATGTTTGAGGAGAGCAAAGCAATGGAATTGGTTTGGATTGTTCCGACCTGCAGGTGCGTTAGCATTTGATTGTGCCCCATATATATAGTGCCCTTGCAAGCTTTGAATAATAATTTGCTAAAAAAAGGATGTACAAAAAATATCAATAGCTGCGGAGATATTGCggctgactttttttttttttttttggatgagggTTGCGGCTGAATCTTTATGGAAATATTCTGTAGATACGTTGTATATTAGAGACTAGAATGGAAGCCGTGCTAGCTGTCGTTTAACTTGCGGTGAATTCTTTGTCTGGAAAGGGAAAAATAACTGGGTTGGATATCTTACTCTCTTAAAAATGGCAGGAGTTGAATACCTGAAGGTTTACTGGCTCGCACGGAGATGAAGAATCAGAATGAAATATTGCTTTTCTTCAATCGTCCCTGACGCGAAATGATCGAATTAGGATATAAAAACTTCCACAATTTCtataattatattcataattTCAATTTGTCTTGGGATAGATTTGACGTCCGAGAAAGTGGAGCTCTAGATTTACCACGGGGATCTTTTATGGTGCCATTTCcagattttatttctttttatgttTGCTGTGCGGCTAAATTAAACAATCTGCAGCTGTacccaaatgaaaaaaaatgattctGCGTACATGgctccttttatatatatatatatagagagatttGGCATTCAATTCAATAAATTTAAGTTGGAAGGAGCTTTTATAGCAACTGCGGCATTAGTTTGTTTCCTTATTTGCTATCGTTTGTTTTAAAATACAACCGGATGATTAAATCCAAGCTGTCATTAGTTTGTTTCCTTGTTTGCTATCGTTTGTTTTAAAGTATGGGGTGATTAAACGTAAGCTGTCTTCGCCAGGTCAGTTCTGACATTTTTTAGACCCAGAGCTAAATGAAAAAATGAGACcttttctattaaaaattaatatattttaaatattaattatcattaaaaaattaatttacgtgcaataattttctatagatatattcgttaagcagtgTATAAAACCTATCAGTAACCTATTTGATTATTTTACTagttataatattgtagaaagcAATCCTTGCACCCTATTGGAACATCAATACAAGGTCTAGGACTGGGGCCTGGGACGGTCGCCCAGTTTGACCTGCCCCAGGGCCGGCTCTGGTTTTCGCGTTAATTATGCTGCATTTCCTTCTTTATACCATCCATGTATAAGAGGATGTTAAGAAATGAACTAAGACTGCTCGGAACGTACACCGGGTCGACAATATAGAAATGAACCAAGACGCGCGCGcgcatatatgtatgtgtatatatatatacacatatgtatgtatgtatatacatatacatatatatatatatgtatgtatgtatatatatatatatattatgtatatatatatatatatatatatatatatatatatatatatatatatatatatatatatatatatgtatgtatgtatgtatgtacatatatatatatgtatgtctatatatatatatatatatataatatatatatatatatatatatatatatatatatatatatatatatatatatatatatatatatagatatatatataaatatatatatatatatatatatatatatatatatatatatatacacacacacacatacatacatatatatatatatatatatatatatatacacacacacacacacacacacatacatacatacatacatatatatatatatatatatatatatatatatatatatatatatatatatatatatatatatatatatatatatatatatatatatatatatatatacatacatacatatatatatatatatacatacatatatatatatacatacatatacatatatatatatatatatatatatatatacatacatacatacatacatatatatatatatataatatatatatatatatatatatatatatatatatatatacatacatacatacatacatacatatatatatatatatatatatatatatatatatatatatatatgtatatatatatatatatacatacatacatacatacatacatatatatatatatatatatatatatatatatatatagatatagatatatatacacacgtaTGTTTGcacatatgtgtgtatatatatatatatatatatatctacatatatgtatatatatatgtatacacacacacacacacatatatatatacatacatacatacatacatgcatgcatgcatatatatatatagatacatacatacatacagacatagatatatatatatatatatatatatatatatatagagagagagagagagagagagagagagatacatacatatatatattgtgtgtgtatatatatagatacatacaaatatatatatataaatacatacatacatacatacatacgtacatatatatatatatatatatatatatatatatattatatatatatatagatatatatatatatatatatatatatatatatatatatatatatagatatagatatatatatatatatagatacatacatatatatatatatatagatacattcatatatatatatatatatatatatatatatatatatatatatatatatatatatatatatatatatatatatatatatatatacatatatatatatataaatatatatatatatatatatatatatacatatatatatatacatatatatatatatacatatatatatatatatatatatacatatatatatattatatatatatatatacatatatatatatatatatatacatatatatatatatatatatacatatatatatatatatatacatatatatatatatatatatatatacatatatatgtatgtatgtatgtatgtatgtatctatatatatatatatatatatatatatatatatatatatatatatatatatatatatatatatatatatatatatatatagatacatacatacatacatacacacacacacacacacacacacacacacacacacacacatatatatatatatatatatatatatatatatatatatatatatatatatatatatatatatatatatatagatacatacatatatatattttgtgttatatatagatacatacaaatatatattatatatatatatatatatatatatatatatatatatatatatatatatatatatatatatataatatatatatatatatatatatatatatatataatactatacataatatatatatatatatacatatataacatacatatatatatatatatatatatatatatataatatatatatatatatatatattatattatatacatatatatatataatataatatatatatataatataatatatatatacatatatatatatatatatacatatatatatataatatatatatatatatatataatataaaatatatatatatatatatatataatatatatatatatatatacatatatatatatatatatatatattatatatatactatatatactatatataata from Elaeis guineensis isolate ETL-2024a chromosome 4, EG11, whole genome shotgun sequence includes these protein-coding regions:
- the LOC105043550 gene encoding subtilisin-like protease, yielding MSFSILLLSAIQLLSSFCPVTCGYNHAKADDASQLRVYIVHVLPPSNAPNAGPTDLESYYKSFLPDSISESGETRLIYSYSEVLSGFAAKLTQDEVDSMAKNPGFVRAYPDMLIPLLTTHTPDFLGLHQGRGLWQPSGLGKGVIIGVLDTGLHATHPSFNDDGVPPPPSKWKGSCEFPAGCNNKLIGAKTFNNSGSGAPDDGDGHGTHTASTAAGNFVQRVESFGLASGTSAGMAPHAHLAIYKVCGPAGCSTSDVLAGLDEAVKDGVDVLSLSLGGSSVPFYLDPIAIGAFGATEKGILVTCAAGNSGPSDSTLSNEAPWILTVAASSVDRNFRSIVTLGNGEKLYGESLNQPKSFKPSSLPLVYPNEGACTVDFANIFGKVVLCDADVDEYGVTASIKDAGGAAVIFLNDNSSAYSIVLRDLEFPSPKLTYEDASKVKRYVNTTRNPTASITFNGTILGVSPAPVVAYFSSRGPSTATPGILKPDISGPGLNIMAAWPVQPETGENGTKTFNIISGTSMATPHLSGIAALIKSAHPDWSPAAIKSAIMTTSYVVGDNRKPIPDEQHLPASFFAMGAGHVNPSNAADPGLIYDLDVDDYIRYLCGLYNGALVDRNVGGVIRRRISCSKFGSISEAELNYPSLVLPPGSTVNRTVTNVGKANDVYRVEVEAPKGAKVTVTPATLTFSKVKEKKTFTVRVTGGKSGLAGNLRWISGRHVVRSPIVIVGDAKDL